A genome region from Chloroflexota bacterium includes the following:
- a CDS encoding glutaconate CoA-transferase — translation MDAKELRAFIDSRFQVPVVEGEDKLCSLEEAIRRHVKKGMTIHFAGRGGALFYQLVREFWGKNPDFTLISNGVSVTVLALIQGKLVKKIITSYAGDVYPSPGPNPVIQKAYLSGKVEFENWTMLTIPQRLLAGAMGWGFTPTRSLVGSSMEEENKESFTVIADPFDPGEKIGLMKALRPDITLVHGIAADRCGNLIMTYPLGPDVFGAWGAKNGVIVSAEKIVPTEYVRKHSHLVRIPSYMVKAVCEVPYGAHPGGMTNCGLPEFEHYFDDYDFFTDVRNASRDEDKFLKWIKTWILSCKDNDEYLSKVGRDRLLYLKQKADSDSWKAEITTEIPKIDFNRQPNLAEKMAITAAHIIVDKFIMGEYKTILTGVGLSNLASWLAIHRLKERGHDVDIMAEIGMYGYSPRASDPTIFSYYCMPTCKILNNIETMLGIFVSGPSNQCIGVLAAGQVDKFGNINSTKIPGVTYLVGSGGANDIATNNRETVVVTNSGKLRLVEKVPYITCPGKNVKTLVTDVGVFEKIGDKETFTLTAYIPSQANQKAEEAVAEIKEKVGWELEVAPNLKKAEPPTEEEVTLLRLFDPKGFFIGSKGA, via the coding sequence ATGGACGCAAAAGAGCTGAGGGCTTTCATAGACTCAAGGTTTCAAGTGCCTGTAGTTGAAGGAGAGGACAAGCTATGCTCGTTGGAGGAAGCCATAAGAAGGCACGTCAAGAAAGGAATGACCATCCATTTTGCAGGGAGAGGTGGAGCCTTATTCTACCAGCTTGTAAGGGAATTCTGGGGTAAAAATCCAGATTTCACCCTTATAAGCAATGGTGTTAGTGTAACCGTGCTCGCCTTAATTCAAGGAAAACTGGTTAAGAAAATCATAACTAGTTACGCCGGTGATGTTTATCCATCACCTGGACCAAACCCCGTTATTCAAAAAGCTTACCTGTCTGGCAAGGTGGAGTTCGAGAACTGGACGATGCTTACCATCCCACAAAGACTTCTGGCTGGAGCAATGGGATGGGGTTTCACCCCCACCAGGTCACTCGTGGGCAGCTCCATGGAGGAGGAAAACAAAGAATCGTTTACCGTCATAGCTGACCCATTTGACCCGGGGGAGAAAATTGGGCTGATGAAAGCTTTAAGACCTGATATAACCTTAGTTCATGGCATTGCTGCAGACCGCTGCGGGAATTTAATAATGACCTATCCCTTGGGACCCGATGTCTTTGGGGCTTGGGGGGCGAAAAACGGAGTTATAGTTAGCGCTGAAAAAATTGTCCCCACAGAATATGTACGCAAACATTCACACCTAGTCCGAATCCCATCCTATATGGTCAAGGCGGTATGCGAGGTGCCTTACGGGGCCCATCCCGGCGGAATGACAAACTGTGGATTACCCGAATTCGAGCACTACTTCGACGACTACGATTTTTTTACTGATGTCAGGAATGCCTCAAGAGATGAGGACAAATTCTTGAAGTGGATAAAAACTTGGATCCTGAGTTGTAAAGACAATGACGAGTACCTTTCAAAAGTTGGCAGAGACAGACTCCTTTACCTGAAACAAAAGGCAGATTCTGACTCGTGGAAAGCTGAGATAACGACTGAAATACCAAAGATCGATTTTAATAGGCAACCAAACCTGGCAGAGAAGATGGCTATAACTGCCGCTCATATCATAGTTGACAAATTCATCATGGGAGAATATAAGACTATATTAACTGGTGTAGGCCTCTCGAACTTAGCTTCCTGGCTAGCTATCCACAGACTTAAAGAAAGAGGGCATGATGTAGATATAATGGCTGAGATAGGCATGTACGGCTATTCGCCGAGGGCGTCAGACCCAACCATATTCAGTTACTATTGCATGCCAACATGTAAAATCCTGAATAATATAGAGACAATGCTTGGCATATTTGTCAGCGGTCCATCTAATCAATGTATAGGTGTCTTAGCAGCCGGCCAGGTGGATAAATTCGGAAATATAAACTCGACAAAAATTCCGGGTGTAACATACCTAGTAGGTTCTGGAGGAGCCAACGATATAGCTACCAACAATAGGGAAACAGTGGTCGTGACTAACTCAGGCAAGTTGAGGCTAGTGGAGAAAGTGCCGTACATCACCTGCCCTGGGAAAAATGTGAAGACACTGGTCACAGATGTCGGCGTCTTCGAAAAGATTGGAGATAAGGAAACCTTTACGCTGACAGCCTATATTCCTTCCCAGGCAAACCAGAAGGCAGAAGAGGCCGTAGCCGAGATAAAAGAAAAGGTCGGCTGGGAACTCGAAGTTGCCCCGAATTTGAAGAAAGCTGAGCCACCGACTGAAGAAGAGGTAACCCTGCTCAGGTTATTCGACCCTAAAGGATTCTTCATAGGATCGAAAGGTGCTTAA
- the ribD gene encoding bifunctional diaminohydroxyphosphoribosylaminopyrimidine deaminase/5-amino-6-(5-phosphoribosylamino)uracil reductase RibD, with amino-acid sequence MECALSLAGLALGYTSPNPAVGAVLVRDGLVVGFGHTQPPGSIHAEIMALRQAGPRAKGATLYVTLEPCCHHGRTPPCTQAIIDAGISEVHIALIDPNPLVSGKGVRILEEAGIKTFVGHCEEGARELNEGYIKFISTGIPFVIAKFAMSLDGKIATQNGDSKWISGEESRKFVHYLRHIVDAIMVGANTVVADDPQLSARGCSGRGGKTKLQPLRVIVDGRGRTPISARVFEEPGKTLVAVATPFNAKKADDFRKAGAEIVELPAKKGVIDLQELLNVLGKREVASVLVEGGSGLFGSLFDRGLVDKVLAFISPIIIGGDEAKSAVGGNGVNKVADALHLNQVKIIEFGDDLLISGYVGGK; translated from the coding sequence ATGGAATGCGCTTTATCATTGGCTGGTTTAGCCTTAGGTTATACAAGCCCTAATCCGGCGGTAGGTGCTGTTTTGGTTAGAGATGGGTTAGTTGTTGGGTTTGGTCATACCCAGCCGCCAGGTTCTATCCATGCTGAGATAATGGCGCTTCGACAGGCGGGGCCGAGGGCTAAAGGTGCGACGTTGTATGTTACATTAGAACCTTGCTGCCATCATGGACGTACACCACCATGTACCCAAGCCATAATTGACGCCGGCATTTCTGAAGTTCATATAGCTTTGATCGATCCCAACCCCTTGGTTTCGGGAAAGGGAGTAAGAATATTGGAAGAAGCTGGAATTAAGACGTTCGTTGGTCATTGTGAGGAGGGAGCTCGGGAGCTAAACGAGGGTTACATTAAGTTTATTTCTACTGGTATCCCATTTGTGATTGCCAAATTCGCTATGAGTCTTGATGGCAAAATTGCCACTCAAAATGGCGATTCTAAATGGATAAGTGGCGAAGAATCCCGGAAATTTGTGCATTACCTGCGTCATATAGTTGATGCCATTATGGTGGGAGCAAATACCGTAGTTGCTGATGATCCTCAGCTTTCGGCCAGGGGGTGCAGTGGTAGGGGGGGTAAGACCAAGCTGCAGCCTTTGCGGGTTATTGTTGATGGTAGAGGTCGGACACCAATATCAGCTCGGGTTTTTGAAGAACCAGGAAAAACTCTCGTTGCCGTAGCTACCCCCTTTAATGCGAAAAAGGCGGATGACTTTAGGAAGGCTGGCGCTGAAATTGTGGAATTGCCAGCCAAGAAAGGTGTAATAGATTTGCAGGAGCTATTGAACGTGTTGGGGAAGCGGGAGGTCGCCAGTGTTTTGGTTGAGGGGGGGAGCGGACTTTTCGGTTCGTTATTCGACCGTGGTCTGGTAGATAAAGTGCTGGCTTTCATTTCGCCTATAATAATTGGTGGGGATGAAGCCAAGAGCGCTGTCGGTGGTAACGGCGTTAACAAGGTTGCTGATGCTCTACATCTAAACCAGGTTAAGATAATAGAATTTGGCGATGACCTTTTGATCAGTGGCTATGTGGGTGGCAAATAG
- a CDS encoding dCTP deaminase, with the protein MVLSDRTIKDEIAKGRIIIEPLIPNCIQPASVDLHLDKKLIVFKPQRHPAYIDVRRSLDHLHELVELDGDDAFFLNPGEFVLASTLEAITLPDDIVGRLEGKSSLGRIGLLIHSTAGYVDPGWQGHLTIELSNVAKLPITLYYEMKIGQISFLKLTSSVDRLYGAAELGSRYQGQAEPTASKYYKDFVKGS; encoded by the coding sequence ATGGTGCTCAGTGACAGGACAATTAAAGACGAGATCGCCAAAGGCAGGATTATTATTGAGCCTCTAATCCCGAATTGCATCCAGCCAGCTAGTGTTGACCTTCATTTGGACAAAAAGCTCATTGTTTTTAAACCGCAACGGCATCCTGCCTATATAGATGTCAGGCGTAGCCTGGATCACTTGCATGAGCTTGTAGAGCTTGATGGGGATGATGCTTTTTTCCTTAATCCTGGTGAGTTTGTCCTGGCCAGCACGTTGGAAGCGATTACTCTGCCAGATGACATAGTTGGAAGACTTGAGGGGAAAAGCTCTCTGGGGAGAATTGGGCTTCTAATCCACTCAACAGCTGGTTATGTTGATCCGGGTTGGCAGGGGCACCTTACCATCGAGCTATCCAATGTTGCCAAATTGCCGATTACCCTTTATTATGAGATGAAGATTGGGCAAATCTCTTTCCTTAAGCTAACCTCTTCTGTAGACAGGTTATATGGGGCAGCTGAGTTAGGGAGTAGATATCAAGGGCAGGCCGAACCGACTGCTAGTAAGTATTACAAGGATTTTGTAAAGGGGTCATAA
- a CDS encoding 3-hydroxyacyl-CoA dehydrogenase family protein, with amino-acid sequence MKVEDIKKIAVMGAGDMGHGIAEVALLAGYKVAMRDIEQRFVDKGLARIKESLEKLVEKQKVTEENKKAMLANIEIFVDIDKAVKDADFVIEAVPEIMDLKKQVFQALDKAAPKHAILASNTSNMSITEIAATTQRPEQVVGVHFFNPAVLMKLVEVIKGGKTSEETMKTAYDLALKMNKVPVRVEKDSIGFVYNRVNAPNGILLGEIVERGLATPEEIDAKMRKVGMPMGPYELMDYVGLDVAYHSASYFAERLSPDFKPRKWMKAKMDAGTLGKKSGKGIFDWSKGRPEIDLSKAKEDFDPTDLIAIQVNEATKLLEAGVVKSADDIDKAMVNGGGAAFGPFQLAKGIGYDKLAKRCEELAKKFGVKTFEPTETLKSGKI; translated from the coding sequence ATGAAAGTAGAAGACATCAAAAAAATTGCAGTCATGGGGGCGGGTGATATGGGGCATGGAATTGCCGAGGTAGCGTTATTGGCCGGCTATAAGGTGGCAATGCGGGACATTGAACAGAGATTTGTTGATAAGGGCCTTGCCAGAATCAAGGAGAGTCTGGAAAAGCTTGTGGAAAAACAGAAGGTCACCGAAGAGAACAAAAAGGCAATGCTGGCGAACATTGAGATCTTTGTTGACATAGACAAGGCTGTCAAGGATGCCGATTTTGTAATTGAAGCCGTTCCTGAGATTATGGACTTGAAGAAGCAAGTTTTTCAAGCGCTGGACAAGGCAGCACCGAAACATGCGATTCTGGCTTCAAACACTTCTAATATGAGCATCACGGAAATCGCCGCCACTACCCAGAGACCTGAGCAAGTAGTTGGCGTGCACTTTTTTAATCCTGCTGTACTGATGAAGCTCGTTGAGGTCATAAAGGGAGGCAAGACCAGCGAAGAGACGATGAAGACAGCTTATGACCTGGCGCTAAAGATGAACAAAGTTCCGGTCAGGGTTGAGAAAGACTCCATCGGCTTTGTTTACAACAGGGTCAATGCCCCTAATGGAATTCTCCTTGGTGAAATAGTTGAAAGAGGCTTGGCTACCCCTGAGGAAATTGACGCCAAGATGCGGAAAGTGGGCATGCCCATGGGTCCATACGAGCTCATGGACTATGTCGGGTTGGATGTTGCCTATCATAGTGCTAGTTACTTTGCTGAGCGGTTGTCACCGGACTTTAAGCCGCGTAAGTGGATGAAAGCGAAAATGGATGCTGGTACCCTGGGCAAGAAGTCAGGAAAGGGGATTTTCGATTGGTCTAAAGGGAGACCGGAGATAGACTTGTCCAAGGCAAAAGAAGATTTCGACCCAACCGACTTGATTGCTATACAGGTGAATGAAGCCACGAAGTTGCTCGAAGCGGGGGTGGTAAAGAGCGCAGATGATATTGATAAGGCGATGGTTAATGGAGGTGGAGCTGCGTTCGGCCCATTCCAGCTTGCCAAGGGGATAGGATATGACAAGCTAGCTAAGAGATGCGAGGAGCTGGCTAAGAAATTTGGCGTTAAGACGTTTGAGCCGACTGAAACATTAAAGAGTGGGAAGATCTGA
- a CDS encoding translation elongation factor-like protein, which yields MPEVEIGQVSDFFARPVVAGITLTGTLKVGDKIHIKGHTTDLEFTVESMQIDNANVTEGKAGDAIGVKVTDRVRAGDHVYKVT from the coding sequence ATGCCAGAGGTTGAGATTGGGCAGGTAAGCGACTTCTTCGCCAGGCCTGTGGTAGCCGGTATAACACTAACCGGCACATTAAAAGTCGGCGACAAGATTCACATCAAAGGGCACACTACAGACCTTGAATTTACCGTTGAGTCCATGCAGATTGACAACGCTAATGTAACCGAAGGCAAGGCTGGAGATGCCATTGGTGTTAAAGTAACCGACCGTGTGAGAGCCGGGGATCACGTATATAAGGTTACGTAA
- a CDS encoding enoyl-CoA hydratase — MAYENLIVEREENIGIITLHRPPANPINLAVLDELEAALNEFEKDKTIRALIITGAGEKGFSAGFDVKTGGTPEGEKAMDKGQVVFSQIEKYPKPVIAAINGFALGGGCELSMACHFRIIADSEKVVMGQPEINLGIIPGWGGTQRLPRLVGKTKALEMLLLATRVGAAEALSIGLVTKVSKPEELIKDAKELAKALAKKAPIAMQIILDAVARGLETTTDEGLKIELAGSQRVAKTKDAMEGMIAFIQKREPVYTGE, encoded by the coding sequence ATGGCTTATGAAAATTTGATCGTTGAACGTGAAGAGAATATCGGTATAATCACATTGCACCGTCCGCCGGCTAACCCGATAAACCTCGCTGTCCTAGATGAGCTTGAAGCGGCTCTGAATGAATTTGAAAAAGATAAGACAATAAGAGCCTTAATTATCACAGGTGCTGGTGAAAAAGGTTTTTCAGCAGGCTTTGATGTAAAGACAGGTGGGACACCGGAGGGTGAGAAAGCTATGGACAAAGGTCAGGTGGTATTTAGCCAAATTGAGAAATACCCCAAGCCTGTGATTGCAGCTATAAATGGTTTTGCTCTTGGCGGTGGCTGTGAATTGTCGATGGCGTGCCACTTCAGGATAATTGCTGATTCCGAAAAAGTGGTCATGGGCCAGCCTGAGATAAATCTGGGTATCATACCTGGCTGGGGTGGTACTCAGAGGTTGCCCAGATTGGTGGGTAAGACTAAGGCGCTTGAGATGCTACTGCTTGCGACAAGAGTCGGGGCTGCCGAGGCTCTAAGTATCGGCCTGGTAACTAAGGTGTCTAAACCTGAGGAGCTGATAAAAGATGCTAAAGAGCTCGCCAAAGCACTGGCTAAGAAGGCGCCGATTGCCATGCAGATAATTCTTGATGCAGTGGCTCGTGGACTCGAGACAACTACTGATGAAGGACTGAAGATTGAACTGGCGGGTTCTCAGAGGGTTGCGAAGACAAAAGACGCTATGGAGGGAATGATAGCGTTTATTCAGAAACGCGAGCCAGTTTACACAGGTGAATAG
- a CDS encoding MBL fold metallo-hydrolase translates to MVTQIIAGVYLLSGFLGAGVWGANAYLLVDDGLTLVDTGFFGRADRILEQIKELGYSPSDVTRIIITHHHADHIGSLAELKRVTQAEVIAHPADAPYIDGSLPQPGPARPQWLGKFLARFSWLWSTEPVAVDVLVNDGDELPILGGVKILHTPGHTPGSICLYLQSKDLLIAGDLLANRFGLRLPSRGFTVDTAQEMQSIKRVAVLEFDIICFGHGSPIMQNAHQAVADFADRLAPSPESNK, encoded by the coding sequence ATGGTTACACAGATCATAGCCGGAGTGTATCTGCTCAGCGGCTTTTTGGGTGCTGGTGTTTGGGGTGCCAATGCATACCTCCTGGTTGATGATGGGCTGACGCTGGTAGACACCGGATTCTTTGGCCGGGCGGACCGAATATTAGAACAGATAAAAGAGCTGGGCTATTCTCCTTCTGACGTAACCAGAATTATCATTACACACCACCATGCTGACCATATTGGCAGCCTGGCTGAGTTGAAGAGGGTTACGCAAGCAGAAGTTATCGCTCACCCGGCTGATGCTCCGTATATTGACGGCAGTTTGCCCCAGCCTGGGCCAGCAAGACCACAATGGTTGGGTAAGTTTTTGGCTCGTTTTAGCTGGCTGTGGTCTACTGAGCCGGTGGCGGTGGATGTGCTGGTCAACGATGGCGATGAACTGCCAATATTGGGTGGCGTTAAGATACTGCACACCCCTGGACACACGCCCGGGAGCATCTGCTTATATTTGCAGAGCAAAGATTTGCTCATCGCCGGTGATTTGCTCGCTAACCGCTTTGGCTTAAGGCTGCCCTCCAGGGGGTTCACCGTCGATACAGCTCAGGAGATGCAATCTATCAAGAGAGTAGCTGTCCTGGAATTCGATATTATCTGCTTCGGTCACGGCTCGCCGATTATGCAAAATGCCCATCAGGCAGTCGCTGATTTTGCTGACAGACTTGCTCCATCTCCTGAGTCTAATAAATAG
- a CDS encoding riboflavin synthase translates to MFTGIIEEIGIVRGVSPGRLTMEAKKVLEDTKLGDSISVNGACLTVTLIRKDNFSVDVMPETIKRTNLGRLHYGDLVNLERAILAEGRVGGHFVQGHVDDVGEILSLQPEEGACIARISAPANLLSYVVTKGFIAVDGVSLTVIDYDDFSFLVSVVTYTREHTTLGSRKPGDMVNLEVDIFAKYIERLKQRDNRGVTPGFLEEHGFLKTR, encoded by the coding sequence ATGTTTACTGGGATAATTGAGGAGATTGGTATAGTTAGGGGGGTTAGCCCTGGGCGCTTGACCATGGAGGCGAAAAAGGTGCTTGAAGACACCAAGCTAGGTGATAGCATATCTGTAAACGGAGCTTGCTTAACAGTGACATTGATAAGGAAAGATAATTTTTCTGTTGACGTTATGCCGGAAACAATCAAGCGCACAAATCTTGGTAGGCTCCATTATGGAGACCTGGTGAATTTAGAGAGAGCTATTTTGGCTGAAGGACGCGTCGGTGGCCATTTTGTGCAAGGACATGTGGATGATGTTGGGGAAATCCTGTCATTACAGCCTGAAGAGGGCGCTTGTATTGCCAGAATTTCAGCACCGGCTAATTTGCTGTCTTATGTGGTGACCAAGGGCTTTATCGCTGTTGATGGTGTTAGCCTTACTGTTATTGATTATGACGATTTTTCCTTTTTGGTTTCTGTGGTGACTTACACCCGTGAGCATACTACATTGGGTAGTAGGAAACCAGGCGATATGGTTAATCTTGAGGTGGACATTTTCGCTAAGTATATAGAGCGGCTTAAACAAAGAGATAATCGTGGTGTGACGCCGGGTTTCCTTGAGGAGCATGGCTTCTTAAAAACGAGGTGA
- a CDS encoding bifunctional 3,4-dihydroxy-2-butanone-4-phosphate synthase/GTP cyclohydrolase II: MGFATVPEAIEDIKAGKFIIIVDDENRENEGDLAIAAEVITPEAINFMARHARGLICLPIIGHRLDELRVPLMVQENTAKFSTAFAVSIEAKHKTSSGISAHDRAATVKAVLDPSTKPEDLARPGHTFPIRAREGGVLVRAGHTEAIVDLARFAGLYPAGVVCEIMNEDGTMARLPQLEVMADKFGIKIVSIADLITYRRRNEKLVERIAEAKLPTRYGEFVVIAYRSNVDPDEQVALVRGDISGDEPVLVRVHSECLTGDVFGSLRCDCGGQIALAMEKIAAEGRGVFLYMRQEGRGIGFHNKLRAYALQDQGLDTVEANIALGFDADLRDYGIGAQILADLGLHKIRLLTNNPKKVIGLESYGLHIVETVALRTPPTPYNLEYLKTKQKKLGHLLKVDEADEA; this comes from the coding sequence ATGGGATTTGCTACTGTTCCTGAGGCAATCGAAGATATAAAAGCTGGCAAATTTATCATCATAGTTGATGATGAGAACCGTGAGAATGAAGGTGACCTGGCAATTGCTGCGGAAGTGATTACTCCAGAGGCAATTAATTTTATGGCCAGGCATGCTCGTGGACTGATATGCCTGCCTATAATCGGTCACCGCTTAGATGAATTGAGGGTCCCACTGATGGTTCAGGAGAATACGGCGAAGTTCTCCACAGCCTTTGCCGTGTCTATTGAGGCTAAACATAAGACTTCTAGTGGTATTTCAGCTCATGACCGTGCAGCAACTGTAAAGGCTGTACTTGACCCCAGTACTAAACCTGAGGATTTAGCTCGTCCCGGCCATACATTTCCTATTCGAGCTAGAGAGGGTGGTGTGCTGGTGCGTGCTGGCCATACCGAGGCTATAGTAGATTTAGCCAGGTTTGCGGGGCTTTACCCGGCCGGTGTTGTCTGTGAGATTATGAACGAAGATGGTACTATGGCCCGTTTGCCTCAGCTTGAAGTGATGGCAGATAAGTTTGGAATTAAGATTGTGAGTATAGCCGATTTGATAACCTATCGCCGTCGCAATGAGAAGTTGGTGGAAAGGATAGCTGAAGCCAAATTGCCTACCAGGTATGGCGAATTTGTCGTTATTGCCTATAGGAGCAATGTTGATCCAGATGAACAGGTAGCCTTGGTTAGAGGCGATATATCTGGTGACGAGCCGGTGCTAGTGCGAGTTCACAGTGAATGCCTTACTGGTGATGTTTTCGGCAGTCTACGCTGCGATTGTGGTGGTCAAATTGCATTGGCAATGGAGAAGATTGCTGCCGAGGGGCGTGGTGTCTTTCTTTACATGCGACAGGAGGGTAGGGGGATAGGTTTCCATAATAAATTGCGAGCTTATGCTCTTCAAGACCAGGGTTTAGATACTGTGGAGGCCAATATTGCCCTGGGTTTTGATGCTGATTTGAGGGATTATGGCATTGGTGCCCAGATATTAGCCGATTTGGGTTTACATAAGATTCGCTTGTTGACTAATAATCCGAAGAAGGTAATCGGTTTGGAGAGCTACGGACTTCACATAGTGGAGACTGTGGCTTTGAGAACACCGCCTACTCCATACAATTTGGAATACTTGAAAACTAAGCAGAAAAAGCTGGGACATCTGTTGAAGGTAGATGAAGCCGATGAGGCTTAA
- a CDS encoding 6,7-dimethyl-8-ribityllumazine synthase, giving the protein MAKKYEGMLLGKGLKFGVVVSRFNEIITTRLLDGAEDAFLRHGVSEQDIDVAWTPGSLEIPLVAKRLAESGKYNAIVCLGAVIRGGTPHFEYVASEVNRGISRVSMDTGVPVIQGIITADTLEQAIERAGAKVGNRGFMAASNAIEMANLLKSIGS; this is encoded by the coding sequence ATGGCTAAGAAATACGAAGGCATGTTATTAGGTAAGGGGCTGAAATTTGGTGTGGTTGTTTCTCGGTTCAATGAAATTATAACTACAAGGCTGCTTGATGGAGCAGAAGACGCTTTTCTTCGTCATGGCGTTAGTGAGCAGGATATAGATGTCGCTTGGACGCCTGGCTCTCTAGAGATTCCTTTGGTAGCTAAGAGACTAGCAGAAAGTGGCAAATACAATGCTATTGTTTGTCTCGGAGCCGTCATTCGCGGCGGCACGCCACATTTTGAGTATGTAGCTTCTGAGGTGAACAGAGGCATCTCTCGGGTGAGCATGGATACCGGAGTGCCCGTCATTCAAGGCATAATAACTGCGGATACTCTGGAGCAGGCTATCGAGCGAGCTGGAGCTAAAGTAGGCAATCGTGGTTTTATGGCAGCATCAAACGCCATAGAAATGGCAAACCTGCTTAAAAGTATCGGAAGCTGA